In the Telopea speciosissima isolate NSW1024214 ecotype Mountain lineage chromosome 2, Tspe_v1, whole genome shotgun sequence genome, one interval contains:
- the LOC122649679 gene encoding agmatine coumaroyltransferase-2-like, which translates to MKIKKESSRIVKPIYEGNPPPTTTHIPLTVFDKVTYNTHIAIIYGYRPPTPPNEAIHQGLGKVLSEYREWAGRLGRDEKGHPIILLNDEGIKFVEAIVDCTLDQSIMPFKPSPILLNLHPNLKGVEELVQVQLTRFTCGSLVIGFTAHHLVADGHSTSNFLVSWSQVCRGIDMNPLPFHNRSIFIPREPPIFEFEHGGVEFHKKLNKVFPIVEEEDIVVHKVHFTLEFLANLKARASLSHGTNKLYSTFESLAAHLWRTVTRARGLNGFEMTQVRISVNGRAKLSPCVPNEYFGNLVLWAFPCAKVEDLLGEPLPFATKLIHDAIAKVNDNYFKSFIDFASYKVEEEGLVPTADMNKSALCPNLEVDSWLRFPFYELDLGWGSPFIFMPSYFPTEGMMFLIPSFIRDGSIDAFIPLFQKNLVAFKQICFSLD; encoded by the coding sequence ATGAAGATCAAGAAGGAGAGCTCAAGGATTGTGAAGCCAATTTATGAAGGTAATCCCCCACCAACCACTACTCACATTCCTCTAACAGTCTTTGATAAGGTCACATATAACACTCATATAGCCATCATCTATGGATATAGGCCACCCACACCTCCTAACGAGGCAATCCATCAAGGCCTTGGTAAGGTTTTATCTGAATATAGGGAGTGGGCAGGCAGGTTGGGTAGGGATGAGAAGGGTCACCCTATCATTCTACTCAATGATGAAGGTATCAAATTTGTTGAAGCCATAGTTGATTGCACTCTTGATCAGTCCATCATGCCCTTCAAGCCATCACCCATTTTACTAAACCTTCACCCCAACCTTAAAGGTGTGGAAGAGCTGGTGCAAGTCCAACTCACTCGATTTACTTGTGGGTCATTAGTGATTGGGTTCACAGCACACCATCTAGTTGCAGATGGGCACTCAACTAGCAACTTCTTGGTTTCATGGAGTCAAGTATGTAGAGGCATTGATATGAACCCACTTCCCTTCCACAATCGCTCGATTTTCATCCCTCGAGAACCGCCGATCTTCGAATTCGAACATGGAGGAGTGGAATTTCACAAGAAGCTCAACAAAGTATTTCCAatagttgaagaagaagacatagTGGTACACAAGGTTCATTTCACATTAGAGTTCCTAGCCAATCTTAAAGCTAGGGCTTCTTTAAGCCATGGTACTAATAAGCTTTATAGTACATTTGAGAGCTTGGCAGCACATCTTTGGAGAACTGTCACTAGGGCTCGTGGGCTTAATGGATTTGAGATGACCCAAGTTAGGATTTCTGTGAATGGGAGAGCTAAGCTAAGCCCATGTGTCCCTAATGAGTATTTTGGAAATTTGGTTCTATGGGCATTCCCTTGTGCAAAGGTGGAGGACCTCTTGGGTGAACCATTGCCCTTTGCTACTAAGCTCATACATGATGCCATAGCCAAGGTGAATGATAACTATTTCAAATCATTCATTGATTTTGCAAGctacaaggttgaagaagaagggttaGTGCCGACCGCCGACATGAACAAATCGGCATTGTGCCCTAATTTGGAGGTAGATAGCTGGTTGAGGTTTCCATTCTATGAGCTTGATTTGGGTTGGGGAAGCCCTTTCATTTTCATGCCATCTTATTTCCCAACAGAAGGGATGATGTTTCTTATCCCTTCATTCATAAGGGATGGAAGCATTGATGCATTTATACCCTTGTTCCAAAAAAACTTAGTTGCCTTTAAACAGATCTGTTTTAGTTTAGACTAG
- the LOC122653168 gene encoding wall-associated receptor kinase-like 20, which produces MRPTLFSFHKYLFALCFSPCTIICPLFPHRLLMMKGRPNSISLLCVCLSLLLFLSRFSFSQRTCPNCGSMEVPYPLSTNPSCGNPDYRLRCDGATHKLYFDTLNGSSYLVLSIQATLHHMVVQPSPWVSGTCITEDMVMSQGLRLNQTLPFNVTSSNTIFLFNCSPRLLLSPLNCTSSSLCHHYLENSGGIDPRRALQCTSGLEPCCTFVAGGMPSAYKIRLHRSGCQAFRSILNLDPSKPANQWVEGLEIQWVPPLEPVCRTQLDCSKGSTCSSTAKTGIFRCLCNRGYHWDHTRGTCSRKAERSILSLSLKVAVGVFFFLALATAMIIIMVSKSGRLSKRSKLEKEMEDILKASNGGKPTRLFSLKELKKATAGFSKDRLLGSGGFGEVYKGELQDGTSVAIKAAKVGNIKSTQQVLNEVGILSQVNHKNLVRLLGVCVEAEQPLMIYDYVSNGTLHGHLQGKDGTFLDWKRRLQIALQTAEALTYLHSSAYTPIYHRDIKSTNILLDGEFNAKVADFGLSRLAKPGLSHVSTCAQGTLGYLDPEYYRNYRLTEKSDVYSYGVVLLELLTSQNAIDFSRDQDDVNLAIYVTDRANHGAVMEIVDRRFLGDEPSAEMMMSIKLFSDLALACLREKKVERPNMKDVVQELQCIIGMLDQKEVSTDVGLGVI; this is translated from the coding sequence ATGAGACCCACTTTATTCTCTTTCCACAAGTATTTATTTGCCCTCTGTTTTTCTCCTTGTACCATAATCTGTCCACTCTTCCCTCATAGGCTCTTGATGATGAAAGGTAGACCAAACTCAATATCTCTTCTGTGTGTTTgtctttctttgcttcttttcctttctcgtTTCTCTTTTTCCCAAAGGACTTGCCCAAATTGTGGCTCCATGGAAGTCCCATATCCTCTAAGCACCAACCCCAGCTGTGGCAACCCTGATTACAGGCTTCGTTGTGACGGAGCGACTCACAAGCTTTACTTTGACACCCTGAATGGAAGTTCTTATCTTGTACTCAGCATCCAAGCCACTCTGCATCATATGGTGGTGCAACCGTCACCTTGGGTGTCTGGAACATGCATCACAGAGGACATGGTGATGAGTCAGGGCCTCCGGCTGAACCAGACACTCCCTTTCAATGTTACATCATCCAACACAATTTTCTTGTTCAACTGTTCTCCTCGCCTCTTGCTTTCCCCTCTCAATTGCACATCCTCCAGTCTTTGCCATCACTACCTAGAGAATTCGGGAGGTATCGACCCAAGGCGTGCTCTCCAATGCACAAGCGGGCTTGAACCATGCTGCACATTTGTTGCAGGTGGAATGCCTTCAGCTTACAAGATACGGCTTCATAGGTCAGGTTGTCAAGCATTTAGAAGTATTCTTAATCTGGACCCATCAAAACCTGCAAATCAATGGGTCGAAGGATTGGAGATTCAATGGGTTCCCCCACTCGAGCCTGTTTGTCGAACGCAACTCGATTGCTCCAAAGGATCCACATGTTCAAGCACTGCCAAAACTGGCATCTTCCGTTGTCTTTGCAATAGAGGATACCACTGGGACCATACTCGTGGAACTTGTTCGAGAAAGGCCGAACGATCCATACTCAGCCTCAGTCTAAAGGTTGCAGTTGGGGTATTTTTCTTTCTGGCACTTGCAACTGCAATGATTATCATCATGGTAAGCAAATCAGGCAGGTTATCCAAACGATCGAAGctcgagaaggagatggaggacATACTGAAAGCAAGCAATGGGGGGAAGCCAACAAGGTTGTTCAGTCTGAAGGAGCTGAAGAAGGCAACTGCTGGGTTTTCTAAGGACAGGCTTTTAGGGAGTGGAGGCTTTGGAGAGGTCTACAAAGGGGAGCTTCAAGATGGTACCAGTGTGGCCATTAAAGCTGCCAAGGTGGGCAATATCAAGAGCACCCAACAAGTGCTTAATGAAGTTGGGATACTATCTCAAGTCAACCACAAGAACCTTGTCAGACTCTTGGGGGTTTGTGTGGAAGCAGAGCAACCTCTGATGATCTATGACTACGTATCAAACGGCACCCTTCATGGTCATCTGCAAGGTAAGGATGGCACATTTTTGGATTGGAAAAGAAGATTACAGATAGCACTACAAACAGCAGAGGCCTTGACTTATCTTCACTCCTCAGCATACACTCCCATCTACCATAGGGATATCAAGTCAACCAACATTCTATTGGATGGAGAATTTAATGCAAAGGTGGCTGATTTTGGTCTCTCTAGATTGGCTAAGCCAGGATTAAGCCATGTTTCTACTTGTGCTCAGGGCACATTAGGGTACCTAGACCCCGAATACTATCGAAACTACCGACTCACAGAGAAGAGTGATGTCTATAGTTATGGTGTGGTTTTGCTTGAACTACTGACTTCCCAGAATGCAATTGACTTCTCAAGAGATCAGGATGATGTTAATCTTGCCATATACGTGACTGACCGCGCCAACCATGGTGCAGTAATGGAAATCGTTGACCGTAGGTTTCTAGGCGATGAACCATCAGCTGAGATGATGATGAGCATCAAACTCTTTTCGGATCTTGCACTTGCTTGTCTAAGGGAGAAGAAGGTAGAAAGGCCCAATATGAAGGATGTAGTTCAAGAACTTCAGTGTATTATAGGAATGCTTGATCAGAAAGAGGTTTCTACTGATGTAGGTCTTGGGGTCATTTAA